Within Primulina tabacum isolate GXHZ01 chromosome 5, ASM2559414v2, whole genome shotgun sequence, the genomic segment CttctttaaaataatatttttttatcgcaGTTTTctaaaataatagttttgataaaTTAATAAGATAATGATTTTTCATATAATGTATCCGtcaatatcataaattaataattatctaaaaataaaattttataagaaaattttgtaaaatatgattatattttgtttgttttccTTGAAATTTAATCTAGTAATTTGATTTCTATTGTTGCTTATTtgtatgataaattttatttgattagtcaatatattgaaaattatttACTTATTAAGAACAATGAATATCACTtacttatttttataaatatatatgtaggataaattttattttttttatatcaaatcaaggaATATGATACAAACATTAGCGAAAcacaataattttttatataataaaatttatgttcgccattttaaaataataatttattaatttatctattaattaatatatctctagattaataaaaatttatgactTCAGTATTATTAATTTCTAGAAGTTTTACTCTCATGtttgatttttcaaaatgaTTATATGAAGAATAGTGAAATATATTTTAAGAGTATgtgtcttgtgagacggtctcacgaatctttatctgtgagacgtgtcaaccctaccgatattcataataaaaagtagagtaagtatcttgtgagacagtctcacgaatctttatttgtgagacgggtcaaccctaccgatatttacaataaaaaataatactcttagcataaaaaataatatttttttcatggatgacccaaataaaatatctgtatCACataatacgacccgtgagaccgtctcacacaagtttttgcctaaaaattaattttcttaacataaaagtaatatttttcatggattaccaaaataaaagatttgtctcacaaaatacgacccataagatcttttcacacaagtttttgccatatttTAATTAGAGTTGAGAGAAGATATAAAATGTAAGATGATATGGATTTAAAGAGTTGGACTAGATTTAAATTGTTTGAAAGTGGATATATTTTTAGTTAAGATAATGTGAAGTCAAGGATAAATAGTTATTTTATCACTGATCAAATTACAAATATATACATTGAGTGTAGggaaaaataatacataaatgtATGAGATTTATATGTGTGaggaatatttattttaaaatatttagttatgataatttattttataaattcatgctgacattatttgattaaaaaaatgtaaaaaaacgAAGGTGGTACTCGATAAAAAAGGAGTAAGATGAGAATTGAATGAACATTCGCATTTTTTAtacttataatataatataattggtATGACAATGTCTATTCCAATTATAATTCTTATGTTCATGGGATCAATCATTCATCCACTCCACATCTTCTATATTTATAAAATGTTTTCCCTATTTAACTTAACTTATATAAATCTATatcttaataataataattttaagaataaCTTACCTAATATAAAACTATatcttaataataataattttaataataataacaatattttattataattataaaaattaaaatatcaaaataataatcatgaaaataataataatatcaaataaatcactgtcatttatatataaaaaaattgttgataaataaaaacttaatgagcataaaataacaatatataataaaattaaataattgttaaataataattattataatattaaattaaaggataattatttataaaaaaactattacttataaaaataaaattaatatcgACGATGATAACGATAATTTCATAATAATTAATAGAGtatcaatatttataattttattattttttaataataatattaataatttttttgaatatataaaatttaattttacaaaatattttataattaaaaatatttcattttgttttaatattttttgatatCAGTCATTTGATACcgtattcacaataaaaattactattttttcatggatgacccaaataagatatccgtcttacaaaatacgacatgtgagacagtcttacacaaatttttaccaagaaatatatataattaaaaaatgcACACCCTAAGAATTTTAATTATACAAACATAAAGAAATATTTTCTATTCAATCCTtgtgaaattaaatattatatatttaaccTTAGAGaatggcaaaaaaaaaaataattatgacagataaaaaacaaaaacaaaataaatgaaaGACATTAAAAATGAGAAACAGTCCAACGTTTTCGAGATTAGAGACTAACCAAAGGACTGGAAAATAAGCAAAAAAGGaaggttaaaaaaaaaacaaagccaagaaatgaaaattcctcTGGTTGGCGAGGGAAAAAACGAGTTGGGCTCGCATTATTTGTAGGTGGTGTGCTGTTTTTGGGGGGAATTTGTTACGTTGTTCGGaaagatttaattttttggGTAAGTTAATTGGTTGTACTTTTGATTTCTCTATCGTTTAATGTGTTTGCTTTTGCTGTTTGTTTGTTTCGATCTTTGTGTTTCTCTTGAGTTTTCATGATTATCTTGTTACGAGGAAATTATTTGATAATCTTGTTAATTTATGGATTTTTCTTTGTTTGTTTGTagcctcttttttttttccgtgTGGTAATGGGGTCGACAGATGAGGGAATTTTTTGGTGTTTGCCATTTTCTGTACGATTATCTTTACTATGGATTCATTGTTTATTTCATTGATAGGATTTGATAATCTTGAACCGACATCAATAATCTTTGGCTTAGGAGACAAATTTGCTACTCTTCTCATTCAATTGATGGATTTGAAAGTCAGGCctttactattattttatttttgagtttCAAATGAAATTTTAGCTTTTAAATTACATTTATGTACTCCTAGAGTAGGACGTGTTCAGTTTCTTTTTCCCGAAAAGTCTTCTGCTAATGCCATGGGAAGAAGCCCAACAAGTCTTCTGCTATGTCATGGGAAGAAGCCCGACTTTTGTTCTTGTTAGAAAAATAAAGACGGTTAGTTATTTTTACTGATGGTCCTAAATGTATTTATTGGAAAACTTGTTCTTTCCTTTTTAGCGATTTCATTTCCTTTAGGTTCTTGTTATTCCCTTTTGAAATATCTGCAGAGAAGATTCACTATTCttctaaatatttttcattgaattcTAAGTTAAGACTCTGTAATCTTTGATCATCAACGCAACTATAGTTTATCTAGCTTTGTGATTTTTTCGGTGTtgtttcatatttaatatatatgttgCAACGTTGGTACACACCTAAATAACCACAGGTAAATATTGTCGAGTCATGGTTTACACTATATTTTTCAGTAAACGTGCTTAAGTCGCACAAATTCCACAACCTTCCAAGGTTTCAAGATTATTTTCCATGACCTTGAGTTTATTTTATGTCCTTGAAGTACCAAAAAACTTGTATCATAATTTGAAACATTATTACGTGTATCTGAATATGGATATCACTTTgatgttttgttttattatcTAGCAGACAAATGGGGAGAGATGTTGCAGGATTACATGTTGGCAATAAGCCCAATGCTATCAATGTGAAACCTAATGGTACCGTTCTTGTTTCACCCAAAGCCGTACCAGAAAGTGTTGAAACTAAGGATAGTGAGCCAAAGGGTCATGCTACAAAAGATGACCTTCCAGAGAAAGTTGTGAAGGCCGGGACTCAGAAATTGAGTGATAAAAAATCAAGCTCGCCAGTAAAGCCTGTGTCAGGTTCAGTCATTAATGGGACAAATAATGCAAATTCTTTTGAGCCTACGACCCCTGGCGTGGAGGGTGAAGCCAGTGATTCGGGTCCAAAATGTTCGCCGATGTCTGGTGATTTGCTGTCTCCCAGGACTGGAAATTCACAGGTAAGTGCATTATATGTGCCTTGTACTTGTAATCTCTTCCCGATTCTTCAGACGTTGAACTGCTTATGAATTATATATGCTAGTCACCAGGTATATGCATTGAATGTCCACATATTCAATATTTGTGCaaaaggttttatgtgattGAATAAATATTTGTAAAATGCAATTTAAATTTTGGGGTTTTGATCTCATATAAGTATTTTGCTTGGTATGCTCTACGCTTCATGAGAGACAGATGTCTCATGTTGCGAGCTTTAGAACTTAAAATAAGCCTAAGATAGATAAAGATATTGGTTGCTTGGGAATTTGCATTTGGTTCTGATGTTGAACATTTTTGTTCCAGCTCAACTGTCCGTTTACTCCAAGGCATCCTCTTGACAAAAAATACCTCGATGACGATGATAATTGCTCCTTGGCGTCCTCGTATCctaatatttgattttttccTCGTTCTTCTCTTTGCTCTCGAATATCTCTCTTTTGCTGTATTCTTGCAAAGTAAAATATCCTTGATTTTTGTAGCACTGCAACATCCCGAACTAGTAAATTCCAAGTTACAGTGGCTGTGGGCCCATCATTCGTATGTGCGGACCGTTTAGAGAGGCGCAAGGAGGTATTTCTGATTGAGTGCTGCAGAATTAATAATTTCGTTCGGTCATTTATTCTCATTTATGTTTTCTGTCCATTTAGCAAAagaaatcttatatttttcttcaCTCTTTATAGTTTTACTCTAAGTTGGAGGAAAAGCATAAAGCTTTGGAACAAGAGAGAGTTGAATATGAAGCTAGAACCAGGGTATGGCTTTATGATTTAGTTCTGTTATCTTTGTTCTTTATCATTATTTAATAGGCTTTTCTTTTTAGCCGCAACCTGCAGATCCCTTCTATCTTCAAACTTTATTCATCATTCTGTATCTTGATCTGTAAGTAGGATGAAGAACAAGAGGCTATAAAGCAGCTAAGGAAGAGCATGACATACAAGGCAAATCCAGTTCCTGGTTTTTATCGTGAAGGGCCTCCCCCGAAAGTTGAGCTTAAAAAGGTGCTAAGAAATCGATTTTCTTATGTGGTTTGGATGGAATGGCATGCATATATGTATGTGCGATATTTATGATTcgattttgatttgtttactTCTTAATACTTAGGATTAGACCTTTTTCTCGCATGATTATTTGATCTTCATCAAAAGGATGAATTTCTGTTAGAAATTCTTACTTATGGTAGCAGAGCTAATTTAAGATAGCAGCGTCTTTTACGCAGATCACATCATAATTTCTAAGCACTTCTACTAATACTCTTTGTTATTACATCTATCAAAACCTCGTAACATCAGTCAAAACCTTATGGTAGGAGGGCAAGGAAAAAAGCGATGGCCTTGTCATATTTCCCATTTTCAATTAGTAAATAAAGTCCCAATTTCCTTATTGTTTTACCTACTCGTCACGAAATATTCTATTAATGCAGCTGCCTTTGACGCGTCCCAAGTCCCCAAATCTGACCCGTAGAAAGAGCAATGGTGATGAAGCCAAATCATCCCCGGCCAAAAAGGGACTTTGTGGACAAGCAACTCGTCACAGCGCAGGCCTTTACGGAGAAGGTAAAGGCTCTCCCTTTACCCCTAAAATCAAGGATCGGATCAATGCACGTAAATCAAATGGAACCAGCAAATTCAAGGACCACCCTCGGCAACTGAAAGAGGTAGCTGAAAACCCTCCACTCAAAGAGCTTGGAAGCGCAGAAACGGCCTATTGAATCGTAATTTCCTTCAGTAGGCTTagctttttcttttcttacaaTTGCCATAGTGACTTGTCAAAATTTATATCTAAATTGTGTTCTGTATATTTTAATGTAATTCATAATGTTTTCATGTATCGAGTACAATGGCTGCCTTTTGAACTGGACACTCTTATAATGCTACTTGTATTGTGTACGAGGGTTGCTTTTTGGAACGTTATCGCTTTGAATTATTTCCTCCTTCCTATCTTGTAGAGCTCCATATGTCTATGTGTCTTCCCCCCATGAGTAAACGGATCTACAAATTTGAGAGAGCCGGCAAAATATGTACCTATGATGCATCCATGGTCGACACGACACAAACTCGACATGAACAAGGTGtggtaatatgtatttttttcaaaaacttgtgtcCATACCGCTATAATACTCGTGTTTTATGTATTTCTGGATGTAtattaattcaacactgaaGCATGTTGATATTCTATTgtacatataaattaaatttagccaAATATGTCACACGGATGGGATGTTTATATTATGTTGTATTTTTTGTCAAGAAATTGGATCCCTTTTTTAAGGGTACATGCGTGATAGTGCGTGCCGTTCCATTGAATTTGATGAAATTAGAGTTTAACATGATATAAccttaaaatattaattatagcTAAGACAATTTATTTCCCTGTTTTCTGGAACTCGACTACTTTTTAATCCATATAGAAATAGTCAGACTTCTTAAAGCTAGAATTATTGGCCTTCCACTACATTGCAACTACTAATCAATGTGTATTTTTGTAAAGTTGTTTTTTTGTAAGGCAAAGATTATGCAAAACCAAATTCTTAGCTTGACCCACCAAATTTATAACATATGTATGTgactttcaaattcaaatatgcCTCAATCATCAGGTAGCAACTTTTTCAtgtcacaagaaaaacaaaaaatttgtgGACAAAGGACAATGTTTTCTAATTGTGATTTGGAAAAACTAGCTTTTCATCCACACTTTGATGTGTAAACCATAATCTATCACATAGATATTTTGGTCGATCTATTTACGTGTGAGGCACACATGTGGGAAAAATATTGTCATCATATAATTTAATTACTAAAAATGGTGAATTATTCATGTtggaaataaatattataattacaaTAATCTAAAAAACTTCAcctaaaaaagaaaagaatatgAATACttggtcaattttttttattaatattcttatttattagTAATAAATCAAGTCTTCAATTATCATgctataattaaaattaatttaaattaaatataaaaaaaatccaatATCCAATATTTTCTAGCTACAATAACATTGGACGGATGATCAAAAATAAATTGCTTTCATATCAatgtaagaagaaaattaacaAGATAGTAGATAATTTAACTTCATGTTATAAGTCCAAATATTTCATATGTGCCCTTTATTAGTTAGTTAGGAACATTATAGTTAGATATATATTAGTCTGATTATTAGTTGTCATTTTTTCTCCATTTAAATtgttcattttttctttttctctttttgttatttttcttAATGTATGGTGCGTGGATggataaacaatttttttttaaaagtttgtTTCAATCCATATTGTTATATATGTGTTATGTTTATTATCATTTGTTAATAACACGGGTTTTATAAATTGAATTTTAACTGTATTTATGTCCCTTGGCTTATAAAACTCACTCTATAAATAGTCCTCTGCAGGCATTCATTACACACTTTTTGCATCCTCATTTTGCTACATTCATTTCTTTCCGAAACTTGAGAGTTCCAACATACCGCTGTTCGCTGCCATCCAGAACCTGTTGTGCAGCACTTTCTAGATTGACTCGTTGTATCTTAGAGACGATTGCCGCCAACGTAAAGCATTGATTTACGGGCAATTTCGTCTTGCGGACAAAAGATACATCATTGCTTCGATTTACTGTTATTCTTTGCTGCACATTATTTCTGTCTACGAGATTCATAGTAACAACAGTAGTTTGGACCTTTAGAGCCCCGGATCAGAGCTTTTGATCTCCCTCGTCCGATGAGGTGTCAAAGCAAATATGACACGTGATGCAGAAGCATGTTCAGAGATTCGGAACTCAGCCTATATGCCATTCATGATTCATTTCCATGTGCACCTCTCAAGCTTTCACTCTCGAATTCTGATCATATGTTAGGCATTTCTAGCCATTTCCAAAGACCGCACGAGTTGCAAAATGCTTCTGGGGTAGTAAGAAACTCAAGGACCGAATGACAAAGCAATCATCTCCAAAGTACTGACGACGAAAGTATTATCCAAGAGCTTTAGAAATCGTTTAGGGATAAAACATAATCtttataaaacatatttaaaagatatgagCATACCAGATCGAAAGAACATGTAACTGAAAAGCTAGTAATTTTATTATGTTTGATGTCTAGGAGCAGTGAGTAGACATCCAGTATCACAAAGACAATTTAGAGGTAGGTAAATATTGATTGAGATATACAGTTGAGTGTGCATTCTTATGTGTTAGGATAATTACTTGTCATATGATGCATGTTAATATTGTCATAGATGCGACATTGTATATCATGTTGATCGTGTTATCCATTGAGATAACCCTTGATCTAGAAAGGGCCGCACACTTAGCTCTCTCTCTTGAACAATCGGGTATTGGAAGCCACCCACTTACTCAACGGATCAACGTGCTTTGGTGACTCACGACTTttgtaaatataaattaatctAACATACgaatatatatgtttattaCATAAGTGTgtgtaagaaaaaaaatttaaattattttacacaAAAAGTTTAAGTTTTGAAATCTGCACAAAGGGGTGGACGTCGTGTCGAGTATTGTCGGGTTCGAGCAGTCATTTTGACTACCCTTACATGGCtcgaatttttttctttttcaacttATATATGATGCATGTAAACATAATCGTTAATGTTACATGCAATGATCCAATATATTTTGGaataaaattatcatttaaaGATGATTATAATGTCATTAAAGAAAATTCGAGCAATTTATCAGCAACCAGTTTGGAAAGACCAAAAGTTGGTTTCGAGCCTTAAAATGGATTAGACCGTCTGAAGGTGAGTTCGGACCTTCCGTACCCACTTGGCCAGCAAGAAAGAAATACGTTCAATGAGCATCGACACGTAGCAGTTTGGACTTTCTGAACCTTGGATCAGAACTAATGTTCTCACTCGCGACCTTCCAACCCACTTGGTGAGCAACACATAAACATGTCAGATGAGCATCGACACGTAACAGTTTTGGCCTTCCAAACCCCTAGATCAGAGGTTTTGATCTCACTCGTCCGATGAGGTGTCAAAGCTAGCATGACTCGTGGTGCAAAAGCCGAATCAGAGCTTCCGAACTCAGCCTATAAATAGGCCATTCAGATTCATTTCCTAGTATACCTCTCAAGATCTCTCTCTCTCGAATTTTGATCATATTATAGTCATTCTATCCATTTACAAAGACTGTAAGAGTTGCGAAACTCTTCTGAGGTATTCGGTAACTCAAGGATTGAAGACGAAGTGATCATCTCCAAAGGGCTGACAACAGACGTAAGTATAATCCGAGAGCTTTAGAAATAGTTTGAGGATATAATATGAGCTTTATAACACATGTTTAAAAGATATGAGCAGACTAGCTAGAAAGAGCATGTAACTAGATATATAGTAATATTGTCATGTTTGATGTCTAGGAACAGTGAGTACACATTCAGTATCAATAGGAAAGTTTATATGTATGTAAATACTGACTGAGATATCGAGATAAATATGTATTCTTATGTATTGCATAATTATTTGTCATATGATACATGGTTATATTGTCATATATGTGACAATGCATATCATTTGATCATGCTATCAGTTGAAACAAGTCTTGATCTAGTAAGGACCACTCAATTATCTCTCTTGAAGAATTGAATATCGGGAACCACCCACTGACTCGACGGATCAGCGTGCTGCGATGAACCAAGACTTTACATGTCCAAGATCTTGACTGAAGCGTGGGAGCCAACCCTTCTGACTCGACGGACGAGCACACTACACACTCAAAGTATCCCGTGATTGAGCTTGAAATTTCAGTGTTGATCCCTAATCACAGTTCACTGTTCATGCAtttgcaaatatatatatatatatatatatatatatatgtgtgtcaGAGGATAGGGAAATACATAGGAGAGACCCAGAGTTTCACCCGTGGAAATACATAtgagaaatttttaattttgattttaatttgattttaattttgattttgatctCGAAATTATACTCATAGCACGTATATGTATTAAGTACCGCGTAAATGTACCCAACAAACCCCCCCCCTCGCCCTTGCACGCACCCATTTCTTCTCTCTTCCTCCTCGATCTAACACTAGCTCGGTGTTTCGCACCAAACCCATTCCTTCGATCATCTTTTTGGCCATCTTTACTATGAGGATTCGTGGCGCAAAGCAAAGCCCAGCTGCAGATTACTCCGCCATTTCTAGATCTACTTCTTCATGgtcttcttcttcatcttcctcatcatcatcagTTACGGCCGCCCATTCTTTAGCTTCGTCTCAGGATTCATCCAATTCCTCCCCATTTTCTCTAATCACTGCATCTTCCCGCTGTCCGGGCCTCGATCTGCTGGTTAAGGCCATTCACCAGATCACCGCCGGATCCGTCGTGGGTGTTCCATACATTCAGCGACGCGTCACTATCAGAAGGAGGAGGAGGAGAATGAGTAGCTTGGACGGGTTTATTCATACTGGGATTGTGGGAGAAAAGGGCCTACATAATGAGAAGAAAACGTGGACTATCACTAAGAAGACGAACAAGAAGAAGATCGGGCGGAGGACTGTATATCAAATGGGTATgcaattttcttgatttttatcTATTTGTAATGTAATATTGGGAGGTGAAATTTTTGGATCCTTGTATTATGTGATCTAATAACTTAGATCAGTAATAGATGTTTGCTTTTTTCATGTTGTTTTGAATGGGTCGTTCGATTTCTTCTTGTATCGGATTTTATgtaagataaatgaaaaaaacaTAAACTTGATATATTCTTTTTCCTGGAATGTGTGTTTCTTTAGCAACATAAACACTACAAAGCTAATTGAGTCATACCATTCTAAGTTAAAATTCATGAAAACTGTATCATCTCTGTAAATCTGTGACCTTTTCTCTTTCTCCTCTTTTGGTTTTCTCGAGGATAATGGGATTTCTATTATTGGAAAAATCGTGTGACTGTAGTAGGAATATGAAAAAGATTTTGGTGCTGTTGAAATGGGTTTGGAAgaaatttcttgatttttaaTTTCTTTGTCCAAAAAAACGGAAGGTGGATTTTTCTTCATACTTAGATGATTTTCTTCAACTTGGATAATGTTCTTGCCAGGACctttttattttcatgtatatAGCTTAAACTGATCATCACTCAGATGCTCTTTGCATGAAGTTTGGAACGTGAATCGCGAGAATAAATCATATATGATCGATACATAAATCCTGCTGAAATCTGAATTGAGTTTGGGTtcaaaaaactgaaattttattatataatcaGTGTAAATCCTGCTGAATTGAGTTTGGTTTCGTTTCATTATTCTCTGCTGAAGATTCATCAAAACTTTTGGGTTGCTTAAACTTAGTGTTATTCGTGCTGGCATCTATGTTCTCATTCAGTATGAAATCCGTGCTCCAACTATAGATTCTCAAACTCGGCTCAACACTTTGCACTAAAGACACGCTGTCCTCTGATTCCTCATCTGACCTCACTACTACATTTTGCTGTTCTTCGACTACATCTTCCCATTAGTCGGTTCTTTAGAGTATCTTAATCAGCTCCTCATCACTCCACCGGTTGGATATATTGTATATATGTGTGTTTGTATGTATAGATCTATATAAGATCGCCTACAAGTTCATTCCTTCCTCCAGCTGAAACTGTTTTCTGGATCGTATTTGGCTGCTGTCATGCTTCATACATCTATGTTCCTCAAATGGAATTTCTGAGGCCACTGTCGATTACTTGCTAAAGAGGTGGCATTTCAAGGTATGTACACCGTAAGTGAGGACTATAAGCAGGGGAACATAAAGAAACTTGTGGGAAATCCGTTATCAATATCAGAACTTTGATGCTCTCGTTGCTTACAATGAAATGATTGAAATGGGAAAGGGCTACACCATGGGATTACTCCTCCCATTGATGTAAAATACTGTTGAAGTCATTGAGAATTCGATATGAAGTGATATATAACTATGGACAATATTCAATTGATCATTCTATGGTTATTCAAACTaacaaaaaatttcaaaaattttaattcatCCGGATTTATAGGTTTCTAAtacattaaaatttaatttaattttttgttttagaGAAGCAAtatcatgaatttcaaatcgagtattttatgttatttatatagtatttcatgttaattatgataaatttcaaattcatcaaaTAATATTGTAATATGAAATCAATTTTATTTTGCCAAACTAACGTGTAAATAAGTATAGTttacattaaaattataatcaaaatcaatGGATTTCACAATAaaactacaataaaaataaatggatttcaaatccatctcAAGTGCACCCTCTACTTTTTTATGTAATTGAATTGAATGGCTGATGATAATACGGTTTTTTTTCTTAATATATAGCAAAAAAGtaatacaaaatataataagAAAGAGTTTGTTAAAAATGAAAGGTGAAGATAAATTAGAGAAGCTCCATAATCAAAGGGCCTCCTCACCCATTGAAGCTCTCTCAAATCATAGTTTCCTCTACAAGTGGTGACGTTCTTATTGTTCATCATAataccaaaaatttaaaatattaaaagagaGAAATCTTGATACCCTTCAAATTTTGGTGAACAAAATCACTTTGTTGATATCCACCCGCCGGTGGCCCGAGGAGGTTCGCCACCCTCCTCG encodes:
- the LOC142546929 gene encoding protein WVD2-like 2, which encodes MGRDVAGLHVGNKPNAINVKPNGTVLVSPKAVPESVETKDSEPKGHATKDDLPEKVVKAGTQKLSDKKSSSPVKPVSGSVINGTNNANSFEPTTPGVEGEASDSGPKCSPMSGDLLSPRTGNSQLNCPFTPRHPLDKKYLDDDDNCSLASSTATSRTSKFQVTVAVGPSFVCADRLERRKEFYSKLEEKHKALEQERVEYEARTRDEEQEAIKQLRKSMTYKANPVPGFYREGPPPKVELKKLPLTRPKSPNLTRRKSNGDEAKSSPAKKGLCGQATRHSAGLYGEGKGSPFTPKIKDRINARKSNGTSKFKDHPRQLKEVAENPPLKELGSAETAY